DNA from Micromonospora nigra:
GGTGCCACGAAAGATCACCCCTGCGCAGTACAAGCGTATGGTCGACGACGAGAACCGCAGGCGGAAGAAGGTCGTCGATGACTACAACCGCCAGGTTCGGGCGTACAACCGTGAGGTGCAGCGGGTCGTCGACAAGCACAACCGCGAGGTGCGCGCGTACAACGCGCGGGTGCGTTCCAACCGGCAGCGACTCGCGACCGAGATCGCGCGGCTCAACCGTCAGCGGTCGGCGACCCGCTACGTCACGGTGCAGACCTCCACCATCGCGCTGCACTCCTGCTCGACCTTCTCGACCAACACCGAACCTTCACCACCGACCAGCTCGTCGACCTCGCCTTCGGGTCGGTCGGCCGTGCCCGCAACCGCCTCAACACCCTCCACGATCGAGACATCCTCGACCGGTTCCGCCACTACCAGCGGCCCGGCTCGCAATCGTGGAGGTGGACCCTCGGCCCGGTCGGCGCGGCCCTCATCGCTGCCGGACGAGACGAGACGCTGCCCCGTCCGGCCGTTGTGCGCGACGCCACCGCACGGCTGGCCATGTCTCCGACACTGGCGCACCTGCTCACGGTGAACGGGTTCTTCGTCGCGCTCACGGCTCATGCCCGTACGCACCCCGGGGCGCGGTTGGTGCGGTGGTGGAACGAGGCACGCTGTCGGGAGGCGTGCGGCAACCTGGTCCGCCCGGACGGACACGGCGTGTGGGCCGACAACGGGCGTGCGGTGCCGTTCTGGGTCGAGGCCGACCTCGGCACCGAAACCCTTGCCCGGGTGGCGGGCAAGCTGACCAGCTACGCCGCACTACCGCCCCGCCGCGCGTACCCGGTGCTGTTCTGGCTACCCACCACCGCCCGCGAGACTAACCTGCACACCCACCTCCAGCGGTCAGTGGTGCCGGACGGGCTGGCCGTGGCCACCGCCGCCGCCGACCACGCCGCCGCGTCCGGCGGCCCGGCGGGGCCGGTCTGGCGCATCGTGGGGCACCCCGACCGGGTGCGTCTGGCCGACCTACCGACACCGACCGGGGGCGGCGCGTCGTGGGACGGGTAGCCCTGTGGGTCGCGACCGGGGCAGCCGTCGCGCTGCTGCTGCTCACCTCCGCTACCGCCGGTGTCGTCTCATCCGTGTTCGAGGGCGGCGGAGGCGGGGGTAGCTGCGCCGGGGCGGTCACTGCACCGGGCGCAACCCCGGCGGGGTTGTCGGCGGAACAGGCCCGGTACGCCTCGGTGATCGTGACCGTGGGTGAGCGGATGCGGGTACCTGTGCGCGGGTGGGTGATCGCCGTGGCGACCGCCCTCCAGGAATCCTCGCTGATCAACCACGGGCACCTCGGCCCGAACAACGATCATGACTCGTTGGGACTGTTCCAACAGCGACCGTCGCAAGGATGGGGCACCCCGGAACAGATCATGAACCCCGAGTACGCCGCCGCCACCTTCTACGAGCGTCTCCTCGCCGTGCCGGGGTGGGAACGGCTACCGCTCACCGACGCGGCACAGAAGGTGCAACGGTCGGCGTACCCGGACGCCTACGCCAAACACGAGACACGAGCAACCGAGATCGTCGCCGCGTACACCGGCGGCACGCTGCCCGTGTGCGACGGTGCGCCGATCAGTGCCTCCGGGTGGACCCGCCCCGTGCCGGGAACGGCCGGTTCCGGCTTCCGCACGGCCGACCGGCCCGGCCACGACGGGGTCGACATCATGGCCCCGAAAGGCACCGTCATCCGTGCCGCGTCCGGTGGCGTCGTGGTGCGCGTCCGGTGCATCGTCGGCGGCGAGTCGTGGGAACCCACCGGCGGCCCGATGCCATGCGACAGCGACGGCTACCTCGGGCTCGGCGGGTGCGGCTGGTACGCCGACATCCGACACTCTGGCGACATCACTTCGCGCTATTGCCACATGGTCAGGCAACCCACGGTAACGGTCGGTCAAACGGTGATCGCCGGACAACCGATAGGCCACGTCGGAAGCTCCGGAAACTCCTCCGGCCCGCATTTGCACTACGAGATCCACGAAGGCGGCAGCAGTCCTGTTGACCCGGTGCCGTTCATGCGCCAAAGAGGCGTACCGCTGTAAAGCCGTGAAGTGATTTCCCGCACAATCTGAATGCGCTTACGTGAGGGCGTGGTGCTGCCGCGTGTCTGCCCTACCGGAGGAGCGGCGCCGTCGTAGACGCCCCGAAAACGGCATCCCGTAGGGCGGCGCGTGCGGCTCATGCCGCACCGACCCTAGGTGGGGTAGGGAGGTGTGCGGAACGTGGCGCAGCGTCGAATGTGGGCCGTTAAACGGCCTGTCATGTGGCGATAGGTTTTCTGAAAGGAGGGCCCCGGAGGGTGTGGTGTCGCCCCGGTAAAGAGTCTTGGGCGGCGGGGTTGACAACCATCGGGCATCGAGCGTCCATGGACGTGGGCAACAAAAACCGCCCGGCGGAACCGCAAACAATGCGCATCATGCGTACGCGGAATCGCTATTCGTCGACCCCATTTTGTGGAGGTGTATTGCCATGACCGCAAACATCGTTCTCACCCCCGGCACCGACGAGGCCCGGTCCGCCGTCGCCGAGGCCCTGCGCGACCACCCCGGCGTCACCGCCCGCAAGCTGGCCGGAACGGCGAACCTGCCGCTACCGGTCGTCACCGAGGCACTCACCGCCATGGAAACCGCCGGGACCGCCACCCGCACCCCCGACCCCGCCAAGGGCAACCGCAAGAGCGCCGACACCTGGCAGACCACCACCGCCGACCCGAGCGCCAACGACGAGCCGACGCCCACCGGCGACACCCTGGCCACCGGCCCGGCGACGGGCACCGCCGACGAGGAGGCCCCCACGGACGCGACGCCGGACGCGGCCGACGAGCCCACCGCCGACAACGACGGCCTGGCCACCGCCGACGAGCCAACGGCCGAAGACGCCCCGCCGACCGACCCGACGCCGGACACGGCCGATGACGAGGCCGGCACGGACACGACGCCGGACACGGCCGACGAGGCACCCCTGCCCGAGGCCCCGGTGTCCGGTACCCCCGTGTCCGGGGCACCGGTCGGCCCGCGTCAGCCCGACCTCAAAGTTTTGATCATGGCGGGTGTGTTGGGTGGGCACCCGGACGGCATCACCGCCGACGCGGCGATCGGGGAGAGCGGCCTGTCGGTGGCGATGGGTGACACGATCCTCGCCGCGATGGAGGTTGCCGGGGCCGCGCGCCGCCTGCCGGTTGACGACGACGGTAACGAGTTGTGGCTGATCGGAAACGGTGACCTCGCCACGGTGGACCTGGCCAACGCCCCGACGCACTCCACGTGCCCCACGTGCGGTCACACCCGCAAGATCCGCCGTCCCTCGGCCCGGCGCACCACCGGCACCGGCCGCACGACCGGCGAGATCAACAGCGACGGGTCGATGAAGCTGGCTAAGAACGAGTTGCGGCACCGGGTCGAGGCGTTCATGCGTGACCTCGGCACCGGCCACGACGTGACCCCCGGCACCGTCGCCCGTGAGATCGGCGGACGCAGCCCCGGCGCGGTCCGCAACGCCATGGAGAAGCTGACCGGGTTCGGGGTGCTGATCCTGACCCGTGAAGCCCCGGAAACCTACGCCCTCGCCGACAACCCGCCCGCCCCGACCGCCGAGGTCCGCGCGTTCATGGCCTCGCCGCAGACCGACACCACCCCACCCGCCGACGACGAGGCCGGCACCGATGAGGCCGCCGCCGCGCCGGTAGCGGCCTGACCGACCGCCCCGCCGGGGCCGGGCACCATGCCCGGCCCCGGCACCCGTATGCCCACCCACCAGCGCCACGGAAGGAACAGGCGATGACCACCTCCCACGACTACCTCAACCACCACCGCGCCGCCCATGGCCCGACGCACGCGCCGGGGTCGCTGCGCTGCCCCGAATGCGGGGAACCCGCCAGGACCATGCCGCCGCGTGACTGGCCCCTCGACGGGTTCGCCCCGCGCCCGGCCACGTCCCACCACGACGGCACCCCGCTATGCCCGGTGCCCGGCCCGAACGGCTCGCAACCGTCGGATCCGATCGGCGCTCCGGCACGTCTGACCACCCGTGCGGCTGGTGACTCGTGACCGGCCCATCGGCCACCGGCCCGGCTGCCAACGGGCCCGACATCCCACCCTCGCTGGCCGCGCGTCCTCACGACGCGCGGCGCGGCCTACCCATCCCGCCGGTCAACATCCACCCCAACCCTGGCGGCGGGTCGCACGTGGACTTCACCACGATCAACACCACCGCCTCGACCCGCCTCGCTGTCGAACGGAGGTGCTCGCTGTGCGGTGAGCCGATGGGCTATTGGGTGGCGTTCCTCGGCGGTCCGAGGGCCGCCGAGCTGATGCGTTACGCGGACCCGCCGGGGCACCCCGAGTGCATGACCGCCGCCCTGTCGCTGTGCCCGCACCTCGCGCTCGGTCGGCACCGCCGCGCCCGCGCCGACCGACCCGGGGCGGGCATCATCCCGCCGGGGTCGCACGGTGACAAACCCGACCGGTACCTGTTGGGCGTCACCCGCACCTACCGAACCCGGTTCATCCCCGAACACGGGTTCACCGTGTACCTACCGGCCCCGTTCACAACCGTCCGCGCGTACCTGTACGGGCCGGACGGGCGGCTACACCCGGCCACCGACACCCGGTAGGCCGCGCCCGGCGGCGGCCGTCAGATTCGCCGCAGAAACCTCCATCGACTCGAACCGATCGTCTTGATCGGCGGATAGAGGTAGGAAACATTGTTTGTGGCGGCACGGTCAGGGTTGGAATCCCCTGACCGTCCCGCCCAACCGAACACCACACGACCGGGAAGGGGTGCCACCGTGGCACACGAACTGGAAACCCTCGCCAACGGCCAGACGGCCTTCGCCTCCGCACGGTTGACCGCCTGGCACCAACTCGGCACCGTCACCGACGCCTGCATGACCGCACAGGAGGTCATGAGCAAGGCGTGGCTCGGGGGCTGGGAGGTCCGCAAGATCGCCCTTCAGGGCATCGAGGTTACCGAGCGGGGGGTGACGAAGGTTGACTGCCCCGACAAGTACATGACCGTCCGCACCAACCCGGCCACGGGCGAGACCGAGTACCTCGGCGTGGTCGGCGAGGACTACAGCGTGGTCCAGAACGAGCAGG
Protein-coding regions in this window:
- a CDS encoding M23 family metallopeptidase yields the protein MGRVALWVATGAAVALLLLTSATAGVVSSVFEGGGGGGSCAGAVTAPGATPAGLSAEQARYASVIVTVGERMRVPVRGWVIAVATALQESSLINHGHLGPNNDHDSLGLFQQRPSQGWGTPEQIMNPEYAAATFYERLLAVPGWERLPLTDAAQKVQRSAYPDAYAKHETRATEIVAAYTGGTLPVCDGAPISASGWTRPVPGTAGSGFRTADRPGHDGVDIMAPKGTVIRAASGGVVVRVRCIVGGESWEPTGGPMPCDSDGYLGLGGCGWYADIRHSGDITSRYCHMVRQPTVTVGQTVIAGQPIGHVGSSGNSSGPHLHYEIHEGGSSPVDPVPFMRQRGVPL
- a CDS encoding replication-relaxation family protein; its protein translation is MLDLLDQHRTFTTDQLVDLAFGSVGRARNRLNTLHDRDILDRFRHYQRPGSQSWRWTLGPVGAALIAAGRDETLPRPAVVRDATARLAMSPTLAHLLTVNGFFVALTAHARTHPGARLVRWWNEARCREACGNLVRPDGHGVWADNGRAVPFWVEADLGTETLARVAGKLTSYAALPPRRAYPVLFWLPTTARETNLHTHLQRSVVPDGLAVATAAADHAAASGGPAGPVWRIVGHPDRVRLADLPTPTGGGASWDG